One region of Candidatus Saccharibacteria bacterium genomic DNA includes:
- a CDS encoding replication-relaxation family protein, producing MDRQLNNNQIQNLKTVLKFRYVTTDNLAHYQSITTNSAYSALEILSKAGYLEKIYEKSYRLLNKSARYFLTQQALTFLHSQADVQLDDAIWKSRKTDGKKTPDFIDLQVALHAAYNDLMARFGNKIAIDTALELHGTEGIIKPLPGLLVRPQTGKNFFVEVADGQHLFFIRKRIRKYIDNYESNEWEWDTYPDIYFMRSSASDRTRLRKFINQLMEDSYLDDSDFAFRIVSGVDQIKLQ from the coding sequence ATGGACAGACAACTCAATAACAATCAAATCCAAAATCTCAAAACAGTCCTCAAATTCAGATACGTAACTACCGACAATCTCGCTCACTATCAATCAATTACAACTAACTCAGCCTACAGTGCATTAGAAATCCTCAGCAAAGCTGGTTACTTAGAAAAGATATATGAAAAAAGTTACCGACTTTTAAATAAATCTGCACGGTACTTTTTGACCCAGCAAGCGTTAACGTTCCTGCATAGTCAAGCAGACGTCCAGCTTGATGATGCGATATGGAAAAGCCGTAAGACTGATGGCAAGAAAACGCCAGACTTCATCGATCTGCAAGTTGCCCTCCACGCAGCGTACAACGACCTTATGGCCCGATTTGGTAACAAAATAGCCATTGATACGGCCTTGGAGCTACATGGCACGGAGGGCATTATTAAACCATTGCCGGGATTGCTCGTCAGGCCCCAAACGGGCAAAAACTTTTTCGTAGAAGTTGCCGATGGCCAGCACCTATTCTTTATTAGGAAGCGCATTAGGAAGTATATCGATAACTACGAATCAAACGAATGGGAGTGGGATACATACCCCGACATCTACTTCATGCGCTCTTCGGCGTCGGATCGAACGCGCTTACGTAAGTTCATAAATCAATTGATGGAAGATAGCTACCTCGATGATAGCGACTTCGCGTTTCGTATAGTTTCTGGAGTGGATCAAATTAAGCTGCAATGA
- the ppsA gene encoding phosphoenolpyruvate synthase, which produces MYKYLKFFEELSINDIPQVGGKNASLGEMYHHLRPQGVNLPNGVATTADAYRYFLKDAGLSEGITKTLEGLDVTNVPELAKRGQIIRDMIVAAEMPQDFQDEILLGYKELSEKCGRPKGDLVVAIRSSATAEDLPNASFAGQQATFLNISGEQDVLRSVKECIASLFTDRAIVYRVTNGFDHMKVALSVGIQQMVAVRSECAGVMFTIDTESGFKNAVVVSSIYGLGENIVQGHVSPDEFIVFKPTMAILKRHLGTKKMKMIPIGNSRTKNNDVSVHDQERFSITDEQVKTLAHWGMLIEQHYGHPMDIEWALDDDDKQLYIVQARAETVQSRRDVNVVEEYKLKQEGRVVVKGTSVGSKIGSGKASKIMSVKDIDDFKEGDVLVTEMTDPDWVPIMQIASAIVTDKGGRTCHAAIVSRELGIPCVVGTGNASQLIHDDQDLTVSCGSGGDEGTVYDGILEFEVQRTDIANLERPKTKIMMNIGSPDHAFSYSLLPNDGVGLAREEFIIDSHIKIHPLALLRFPEVKDKAVRAQIKELTKGYDDKAQYFVDKLAEGIAIIGAAFHPNDVIIRFSDFKTNEYAGLIGGVQFEPKEENPMIGWRGASRYYSPEYKEAFVLECKALKKVRDEFGLTNIKAMVPFCRNLDEADKVIAIMAENGLRRGENGFQVYVMCEIPSNVILAEQFAERFDGFSIGSNDLTQLTLGVDRDNHTVAHDYDENNEAVKVMIREVVRVAKAKGVKIGICGQAPSDYPEFARFLVELGIDSISLAPDTIVKTTIDLKKTEESLGR; this is translated from the coding sequence ATGTATAAATACCTCAAGTTCTTCGAAGAGCTGAGCATAAACGATATTCCACAGGTGGGGGGCAAAAACGCTAGTTTAGGCGAAATGTACCATCACCTACGGCCGCAAGGGGTTAATTTGCCAAATGGTGTCGCTACAACGGCCGATGCCTACCGCTACTTTTTGAAAGATGCTGGCTTAAGTGAGGGGATTACCAAAACGCTCGAGGGGCTGGATGTCACAAATGTTCCTGAGCTTGCCAAGCGTGGACAAATCATCCGTGACATGATTGTTGCCGCAGAAATGCCGCAAGACTTCCAAGACGAAATACTGCTCGGCTACAAAGAGCTGAGCGAAAAATGCGGCCGTCCCAAAGGTGATCTGGTGGTTGCCATCCGCTCATCTGCCACAGCAGAGGACTTACCAAACGCATCATTTGCCGGGCAGCAGGCCACATTTTTGAACATATCTGGTGAGCAGGACGTGCTCCGTTCGGTCAAAGAGTGTATTGCCAGCCTTTTCACCGACCGAGCCATTGTCTACCGCGTGACAAACGGGTTTGACCACATGAAAGTGGCGCTCTCTGTCGGCATACAGCAAATGGTTGCCGTTCGCAGCGAATGTGCCGGTGTCATGTTTACCATAGATACTGAAAGCGGCTTCAAAAACGCTGTCGTGGTGAGTAGCATTTACGGTCTTGGCGAAAACATTGTTCAGGGCCATGTCAGCCCAGATGAGTTTATAGTCTTCAAGCCAACTATGGCGATTTTGAAGCGTCATCTTGGCACCAAAAAAATGAAGATGATTCCTATTGGCAATAGCCGTACAAAAAACAACGATGTTTCGGTACATGACCAAGAGCGTTTTAGTATTACAGATGAACAAGTAAAAACACTGGCTCATTGGGGCATGCTTATCGAGCAACACTACGGTCACCCGATGGATATTGAGTGGGCCCTAGACGATGACGACAAGCAACTGTACATTGTCCAAGCCCGTGCCGAAACGGTGCAGTCGCGCCGCGATGTCAACGTCGTCGAAGAGTACAAGCTCAAGCAGGAAGGCCGCGTGGTCGTTAAGGGCACAAGCGTCGGTAGCAAAATTGGTAGCGGTAAGGCCAGCAAGATTATGAGCGTCAAAGACATCGACGATTTCAAAGAAGGTGACGTGCTTGTGACCGAAATGACTGACCCCGACTGGGTGCCTATTATGCAAATTGCGAGCGCAATTGTAACCGACAAAGGTGGACGCACCTGTCATGCAGCGATTGTTTCCCGCGAGCTGGGCATACCCTGTGTTGTGGGTACTGGCAATGCATCACAATTAATTCACGACGATCAAGATTTGACAGTCAGTTGTGGTAGCGGTGGTGACGAAGGCACGGTTTACGACGGCATACTTGAGTTTGAGGTTCAAAGAACAGACATTGCTAATCTTGAACGGCCAAAAACGAAAATTATGATGAACATTGGCTCCCCGGACCACGCATTTAGCTACTCGCTTCTTCCAAATGACGGCGTGGGGCTGGCACGTGAAGAGTTCATTATCGATAGCCATATAAAAATACATCCACTCGCGCTACTACGCTTTCCGGAAGTGAAAGATAAGGCTGTCCGAGCACAAATCAAGGAGCTTACCAAGGGCTACGACGACAAAGCGCAATACTTTGTCGATAAGTTGGCTGAGGGTATTGCCATAATTGGCGCAGCGTTTCACCCAAATGATGTCATTATTCGTTTCAGTGACTTTAAAACCAACGAGTACGCTGGTCTAATCGGTGGTGTGCAATTTGAACCGAAAGAAGAAAACCCCATGATCGGCTGGCGGGGCGCTAGTCGTTACTACAGTCCAGAATATAAAGAAGCATTTGTACTAGAATGTAAGGCACTCAAAAAAGTCCGTGATGAGTTCGGACTTACCAACATTAAGGCAATGGTTCCATTTTGCCGTAACCTCGACGAAGCCGATAAAGTAATCGCCATTATGGCAGAAAACGGCCTAAGGCGCGGCGAAAACGGCTTCCAGGTGTATGTAATGTGTGAGATTCCAAGTAACGTCATCCTGGCCGAGCAGTTTGCAGAGCGATTCGATGGGTTCTCAATAGGCAGCAACGACCTAACGCAGCTCACACTCGGTGTTGACCGCGACAACCACACCGTGGCGCATGACTACGACGAGAACAACGAAGCGGTAAAAGTCATGATCCGCGAAGTAGTACGTGTTGCCAAAGCAAAAGGCGTCAAAATTGGCATTTGTGGCCAGGCTCCCTCGGACTACCCAGAGTTTGCCCGTTTTCTCGTCGAACTTGGTATAGACAGCATCTCTCTTGCGCCCGATACTATCGTCAAAACTACTATAGACCTTAAGAAAACCGAAGAAAGCCTCGGCCGCTAG
- a CDS encoding DNA translocase FtsK, with amino-acid sequence MNDGTTLQFLVGTTDDGMAVYGDFQKTGHFISSGHVGSGHASYDEAVFVTNLLQNYSPKELQFVMIDPKQVQLTPYEGISYLWRPLALTPEGAKSAVTDLIEEIDRRFELFTDAGINKIAEYNAKTEDKLQFIILLCTEIADLMMVDNKFYREAFNKIWMLGQAVGIHMYIATQRPSEDVLPGELMGGVSGRLVFAVASTADSEWLVGESGAENITQQGRLIFAESVVAPKQNVMAAYVSDEEVMRLVESIKEKNR; translated from the coding sequence ATGAACGATGGTACAACGCTCCAGTTTCTCGTAGGAACTACCGACGACGGCATGGCAGTCTATGGAGACTTCCAGAAAACAGGGCACTTTATATCCTCTGGACATGTTGGCTCGGGACACGCCAGCTACGACGAAGCAGTGTTTGTCACAAATCTTTTACAGAACTATTCACCTAAAGAATTACAGTTTGTCATGATTGATCCGAAACAAGTTCAGCTGACTCCATATGAGGGCATCTCGTATTTGTGGCGACCGCTGGCTCTTACGCCCGAAGGTGCAAAGTCTGCTGTAACCGACTTGATAGAAGAGATAGATAGGCGATTCGAACTATTTACTGATGCTGGCATAAACAAAATTGCTGAGTACAACGCAAAGACTGAAGACAAGCTCCAATTTATCATCCTCCTTTGCACCGAGATTGCTGATTTGATGATGGTAGATAACAAGTTCTATCGTGAGGCATTCAACAAAATCTGGATGCTGGGCCAGGCGGTTGGAATCCATATGTATATTGCAACACAGCGTCCAAGCGAGGATGTGCTTCCAGGTGAATTGATGGGTGGCGTATCTGGCCGACTTGTTTTTGCAGTAGCGTCTACTGCTGACAGCGAATGGCTAGTGGGTGAATCAGGCGCAGAAAATATAACTCAACAAGGTCGCCTCATATTTGCCGAATCAGTTGTAGCGCCGAAACAGAATGTTATGGCCGCCTATGTCTCTGACGAGGAAGTCATGAGGCTCGTCGAGTCGATCAAGGAAAAGAACAGATGA
- the eno gene encoding phosphopyruvate hydratase, with protein MKITSIHARQILDSRGNPTVEADVVLGSGVMGRAAVPSGASTGTHEACELRDGDTTKYGGQSVEKAVAAVNGELTKALCDKPADDQFVLDRLMIELDGTPNKSRLGANAILSISLAAARAAALERGVPLYRHLNDIAGNPAMSLPMPMMNIVNGGKHALGGADFQEGMVIPAGANSFSDIVRMGSEIFHALQKHLADQGLSTQVGDEGGFAVAVNHNEEVLHLLAVATQKAGYIPGKDVFFALDVAASELYKDGSYHLARENTTLSSAELIERYEQLTQKYPLVSVEDGLAEDDWDNWQKLTQKLEQTQLVGDDLLVTNLERLNKAIELKAGNAILIKVNQIGTLTETIQAINRAKEAGWGVIISHRSGETEDVFISHLAVGTAAGQIKTGSLSRSDRVAKYNELLRIAEFDPTLPLAQPFVGE; from the coding sequence ATGAAAATAACATCCATACACGCACGACAAATATTAGATTCACGAGGCAACCCGACTGTCGAAGCCGATGTTGTCTTGGGTAGTGGCGTTATGGGCCGCGCTGCGGTACCAAGCGGGGCGAGCACTGGCACCCACGAAGCCTGCGAACTGCGCGACGGTGATACGACAAAATACGGCGGGCAGTCCGTCGAAAAAGCTGTTGCCGCCGTAAACGGTGAACTTACTAAAGCCCTATGCGACAAACCGGCCGACGATCAGTTCGTTCTCGACCGTCTGATGATTGAGCTAGACGGCACCCCCAACAAATCTCGTCTGGGTGCCAATGCCATATTGTCAATATCCCTTGCCGCAGCTCGAGCCGCTGCACTAGAGCGCGGCGTGCCACTTTATCGCCACCTAAACGACATCGCCGGGAACCCAGCCATGAGCCTACCTATGCCCATGATGAATATCGTCAACGGCGGCAAACACGCCCTCGGTGGAGCTGATTTTCAGGAAGGAATGGTCATTCCGGCTGGCGCAAACAGTTTTAGCGATATCGTCCGGATGGGCAGCGAAATATTTCACGCGCTTCAGAAACACTTGGCAGATCAGGGGCTCTCAACCCAGGTTGGTGATGAGGGCGGCTTCGCGGTGGCCGTCAATCATAACGAAGAGGTATTGCACCTGCTTGCGGTAGCCACTCAGAAGGCTGGTTACATTCCGGGGAAAGATGTATTTTTCGCCCTAGATGTTGCCGCGAGCGAACTCTACAAAGACGGCAGCTACCATCTTGCCCGGGAAAATACGACACTCAGCTCGGCGGAACTAATTGAACGCTACGAGCAACTCACTCAGAAGTACCCGCTAGTTTCTGTTGAAGACGGACTTGCCGAAGACGACTGGGACAACTGGCAAAAATTGACTCAAAAGCTCGAGCAGACACAACTTGTCGGCGATGACCTACTGGTAACCAATCTTGAACGACTCAATAAAGCTATTGAGCTAAAAGCCGGAAATGCCATTTTAATAAAGGTAAACCAAATCGGCACACTCACCGAAACTATTCAGGCAATCAACCGCGCGAAAGAAGCTGGCTGGGGCGTAATCATTTCGCACCGCAGCGGCGAGACAGAAGACGTCTTTATATCGCACCTAGCTGTCGGCACTGCTGCCGGGCAAATCAAAACCGGTAGCTTAAGCCGCAGCGACCGTGTCGCCAAATACAACGAGCTCCTACGCATAGCCGAATTCGACCCAACCCTCCCCCTTGCCCAACCATTTGTTGGCGAATGA
- a CDS encoding 2,3-bisphosphoglycerate-dependent phosphoglycerate mutase, with product MLEKLPRLKLIACRSTGFNNVDLTAAEARGVKVVNVPTYGESTVAEYTFTLLLALTRKLAPSLGFLNHEVEFSTLMGSDLHEKTIGVVGTGHIGQHVIKIAKGFEMRVVGFDPYGKEELARDLGFEYVKLEELLKISDVVTLHAPFTPENKHLINAERLALMKPTAFLVNTARGELVDASALADALMHDRLGGAALDVLEGEQLFKMEEEVGLLRSNKLPPSTGAQSVALMALNKLPNVILTPHNAFNTEEAIGRINGTTCQNIIRFWYGDIPNQVKPIKPTAGKLLLTRHAESEWNASGKWTGLTDVHLSEKGFHEASLLGIALRELDMKLDKAYCSEQVRTLETLEGMLNASQQFNVPYERRREINERDYGDYTGKNKWDMKELVGEEEFNGIRRGWDHSVPNGETLKVVYERAVPFYQNEVVPLLMAGKNVLLVAHGNSLRALIKYIENISDQAVESLEMPFGGIIAYDVDPEGHMLARDETHIDTPPPNA from the coding sequence ATGTTAGAGAAACTGCCCAGGCTAAAACTTATCGCCTGTCGCTCAACCGGCTTCAACAATGTCGACCTGACGGCCGCTGAAGCCCGCGGTGTAAAGGTAGTAAATGTACCGACATACGGCGAATCAACAGTAGCCGAATATACTTTTACATTGCTCCTGGCACTTACCCGCAAACTTGCCCCCAGTCTAGGTTTTTTGAATCATGAAGTCGAGTTCAGCACACTGATGGGCAGTGACTTGCACGAAAAAACCATTGGCGTAGTGGGAACTGGGCATATTGGCCAGCATGTTATAAAAATTGCCAAGGGTTTTGAAATGCGTGTCGTTGGGTTTGACCCATACGGCAAAGAAGAGTTGGCGCGTGACCTTGGCTTTGAATATGTAAAGCTGGAAGAGCTTTTAAAGATTAGCGACGTAGTGACACTTCATGCGCCGTTTACTCCTGAAAATAAGCATCTCATAAACGCTGAACGACTAGCGCTCATGAAACCAACAGCCTTTTTAGTCAATACTGCCCGCGGTGAGCTCGTCGATGCCTCGGCTCTGGCAGATGCGCTCATGCACGACCGTCTTGGCGGTGCCGCGCTCGACGTGTTGGAAGGCGAACAGCTTTTCAAAATGGAGGAAGAAGTTGGCCTGCTGCGCAGTAACAAGTTGCCGCCATCAACCGGTGCCCAAAGCGTGGCGCTGATGGCACTCAACAAGTTGCCAAACGTGATACTGACCCCACATAACGCGTTTAACACCGAGGAAGCGATTGGCCGTATAAACGGCACAACCTGCCAAAATATCATTCGTTTTTGGTACGGCGACATACCAAACCAGGTAAAACCTATCAAGCCTACCGCTGGAAAGCTTTTGCTGACGCGTCACGCCGAAAGCGAGTGGAATGCAAGTGGTAAGTGGACAGGCCTAACGGATGTTCACCTGAGCGAAAAGGGTTTTCACGAAGCAAGTTTGCTTGGCATAGCGCTCCGTGAGCTCGACATGAAACTCGACAAAGCCTATTGCTCAGAGCAAGTGCGCACGCTCGAGACTCTTGAGGGCATGCTCAATGCCTCTCAGCAGTTCAATGTTCCGTATGAACGCCGCCGAGAAATAAACGAGCGTGATTACGGCGACTACACCGGAAAAAACAAGTGGGACATGAAAGAGCTAGTTGGCGAAGAAGAGTTTAACGGTATTCGGCGCGGCTGGGATCACTCGGTGCCAAATGGCGAAACGCTCAAAGTAGTCTATGAGCGCGCGGTGCCATTTTACCAAAATGAAGTTGTCCCGCTACTTATGGCTGGTAAGAATGTGCTGCTCGTTGCGCACGGCAATTCACTTCGCGCCCTCATAAAATACATTGAAAATATATCCGACCAAGCTGTTGAGAGTCTAGAAATGCCCTTCGGTGGCATTATTGCCTATGATGTTGACCCCGAAGGTCACATGCTTGCCCGCGACGAAACCCACATCGATACCCCACCCCCCAACGCGTAA
- a CDS encoding recombinase family protein gives MSRMIGAEIRYTRNGYWMRKPPFGYYSEKVDTNQGKRTVLRPREEEAQFIRMMFELRAEGLLTDTEIVDKLNDLGYQTRVSYIRNKDDLSKVICKKGGRPLTVKSMQKMLQSTIYAGINVEKWTDYQPVKCAFEGLISIDLFNRANRSKKYIGYNEKDGEYEIHRQAPKPHLVNKVMNNPDFPYKKVVLCPECKNTLLGSASRGKSGKYYPAYHCSNRGHYFRVPKDDMDDKITQFIARIKVNQDQIDLLLDTVRAEFERRQSLSGADKATIESHITALQGEAEAAISKIMLLSNPTAIAYIEKEIESIHSKITKLEKEKQAMQNKKPIDIDRILSRVRYFLEHLDSLLLKQQDPLKKAKLFGLLFNELPTYNDLDYGTPKTPLFTGVNSVFRLAPLEKSLMVTSRRIELRLPG, from the coding sequence ATGAGCCGCATGATTGGCGCAGAGATCCGCTACACGAGGAACGGGTATTGGATGCGCAAACCGCCTTTTGGATACTACAGCGAAAAAGTAGACACTAATCAAGGAAAGCGTACCGTGCTAAGACCGCGCGAAGAAGAGGCGCAGTTTATACGCATGATGTTTGAATTACGGGCTGAAGGGCTGCTGACGGACACTGAAATCGTCGACAAGCTTAACGATCTCGGTTACCAAACTCGTGTGAGTTACATCCGTAACAAAGACGACTTAAGTAAAGTCATTTGTAAAAAAGGCGGTCGCCCACTCACCGTCAAAAGCATGCAGAAAATGCTGCAAAGCACAATTTATGCGGGTATTAATGTAGAGAAATGGACTGATTACCAGCCAGTTAAATGTGCCTTCGAAGGCTTAATCTCCATCGACTTGTTCAATAGAGCAAATCGCAGCAAAAAGTATATTGGCTACAACGAAAAGGATGGTGAGTATGAAATCCACCGACAAGCTCCGAAGCCACATTTAGTAAATAAAGTTATGAATAACCCTGACTTCCCTTACAAAAAAGTGGTATTGTGCCCCGAATGTAAAAATACGCTCCTCGGCAGCGCTAGCCGTGGCAAGTCCGGCAAATACTACCCGGCGTATCACTGCAGCAACAGAGGGCACTATTTCCGAGTACCAAAAGACGATATGGACGATAAGATTACGCAGTTTATCGCTCGCATAAAGGTTAACCAAGACCAGATAGACTTGCTACTCGATACTGTCCGTGCCGAGTTTGAGCGCAGACAATCACTGTCTGGTGCTGATAAGGCAACTATAGAAAGCCATATTACGGCACTTCAGGGCGAGGCGGAGGCTGCAATCAGCAAAATCATGCTTCTGTCGAATCCAACCGCTATCGCCTACATAGAAAAAGAAATCGAAAGCATCCACAGCAAGATAACAAAGTTAGAGAAGGAGAAACAAGCCATGCAGAACAAAAAACCTATCGATATCGACCGCATACTCTCGAGAGTGCGATATTTTCTGGAACACCTCGATTCACTACTGTTAAAGCAGCAGGATCCACTCAAAAAGGCCAAGTTATTTGGCTTATTGTTCAACGAACTTCCTACCTACAATGATTTAGATTATGGAACACCAAAAACACCCCTTTTTACGGGGGTGAATTCGGTCTTTCGGCTTGCGCCGCTTGAAAAATCTCTTATGGTGACCTCACGGAGAATCGAACTCCGATTGCCGGGATGA